The Natrinema sp. DC36 genome includes the window CGACGGCGGGCAGGGCCGGTCCGAGGTCGCCGAGCGGGTTGAGCGTGAACAGGACGCCGGCCGCCCAGACCACGTACAGACAGAACATGACGGCCATGAACGAGGGCACCGTGCCGGTCTCGATAATCTGCTGGATGAAGCCGAGCGCGCCGAGCAGCGGGTAGCCGGCGTACGCCAACTGGATCGGTGCTCGCTTCGTCCGACGAACCGCCGTCACCGCCACCGTCCGGACCGGTTGCGAGACGATTCCCGAGAGGAGCCCGGCGAGTCGATCGGACGACGTCTCTTCGTCGATCTCGTCGTCATCCGTGCGGGCCGGATCCGCGAACCAGTGGCGCTGTGCGGAGGGGACGGCGGCGAGGAAGGCGAGTCCGACGAGGAGGGCGGATCCGGCGACCGTACCGGCGATGCCGACCGTCGACGGATCGATACCGGGGACCCCGACCAGCAGCAGATGGCCGGGCCACCCGAGCGGGCTGGTCTGTAACGTCGTGAACAGCGACCACATGACCACGTTCAGTCCGCCGGTCGCGATCGCGCCGAAGTAGACGACCCAGAACGCGGCGAACAGCAACGTTCGATACCGGGCGACCGGCTCGTAGACGGTGATCAGGTGACGGACCCAGATGCCGACGACGAATCCGACGGGGATGGCGGTGACCAGGAGGAGGGCGACCAGCAACGGTGCGACGAGTACCGGAAGCACCGTCCCCGCGCCGGACGCGAACGCGGCGGCGAAAAGCACCGTAAAAGGGAGCAGAACGGCCGCGTAGAGTGCGGTTTCTGCGGCGACGATACCGACAACGGTGTTCCGAACCGCCGTCGACAGCAGGAGAAAGGCCGGTTTGTCCACGTCGGCGACGGTCGTCACGGTCCGCATGATCGACATCATCATCAGGAACACCCACAGAACCGCAACGCCGCCGGTCACGTACTCGGTCACTGTTACGGCGGTCTCCGCGGTGAGGGATGCGGCGGCGGCCTGCTCGCCCAGTTCCGGCAACAGGAATAGTCCGACGGCCGTCATCGGGCCGAGCACGACCAGCGCGACCACTGCGATCGTGAGCAGTTTCGTCCGACTGCTGACGACCGCTCGGACGGTCCGTCGGAGCTCGATTCCAGCGACGGTAGCGGACGCGTGAGCCATCAGGGCCCACCTCGACTCGAGCGGTCGACAGACGATATGGCGGCGTGCATAGTCGAATCCGCGTCGTGCTGCCAGTAAACCCTTTGGATTTCTGTCATCCGATTCCGCCGGTCGGCTCGGCCGAGTCGTCGTCCCGCTTCGGACGGCCGTCGAGTCGGACGCTCTCCCGCCCGCCACAGCGGTCGCCGACGGCGATCAAACATGACACACCTTTAATTATACGCCGACGAAAAGACGCGTATGAGCCCTGTCGACGCCCTCGCCATCGAAACCGACGGACTGACGAAACGGTACGGCGAGACGACCGCCGTCGACGATCTCACGATGGACGTCGAGCGAGGATCAGTCTACGGCTTCCTTGGTCCGAACGGCGCGGGGAAGACGACCACGATGCGTATGCTGACGACGCTGACCAAACCGACGGCGGGGACGGCCCGCGTCGCCGGCCACTCGATCGGAGAGCGCGAATCCGTCACCCCACACATCGGCTACCTGCCGGAGGAACCCCCGGTCTACGACGAACTCACCGGCCGGGAACAGCTCGAGTACGCCGCCGGCCTCCGCGATATGCCCGAATCGGAGGCGAACGAGCGCATCGAGTCGCTGCTCCAGCGCTTCGACCTCCTCGAGGACGCGAACAAGCGCATCGAGGACTATTCGAAGGGGATGCGCCAGAAGGTCGGCGTCATTCAGGCGGTGTTGCACGAACCCGACGTCGCCTTCCTCGACGAACCGACCAGCGGACTCGATCCGCGCGCGGCCCGGACCATGCGAGACACGATCGCCGACCTCGCCGATCGAGAGATGACGATCTTCCTCTCGACGCACATCCTCCCTGTCGTCGACGAACTGGCCGACGAGATCGGCGTCCTCCACGACGGGAAACTCGTCGCCGAGGGCGACCCAGAGACGCTCAAGACCCGCGCCGAGACCGGCGACGCCCGGAGTCTCGAGGACGCATTCCTCGAGATCACCCGTGAGCACGGCGAAGACGGTCTCGCGAGGGAGCGACCCGCCGAGTGACGCCGAGCCATCGGTCGACGAGTTCGCCCGAATCGGATCCGATCGACGCGGAGCGGTGACGGAACGGATGCCTTCGTTCACTTAGACCCGATAAGATTGTCGGAGATGGGCACAGATGCGTTCTGAGTCGTTCGATGCCGAATGGTTTTAGTGGACCGCAGTCGTACGGCCGTCCGGAGGTGAGAACGAATGGTGCGGAGAGAGATCACTGGCATCGGCAGCGTCGCTCGGCTCGCCGAATACGTCTCGGCGATCGACCGATACGATCTCTTGCTCGGACTGATTCCGATCGCGTTCGCGGTCGCCGGCCTCGCCGGTCACGTCCTCGGTCTCCCCCTCGAGGCGACCCTGCTCGGCGGCGTCGCCATCGCCTCGCTCGCCCTGTTCAACGGGCTGTTCTTCCGCCCGCCAAACGGGCTGCAAGGTGCGTGATTCTCGTTCGTCGCGTCCGGATGGCTCGCGACCGAGCGGTCGGTGACTCTCGGGTGACAGACCTGCCGCTCCCGAACTTCCGATAGCGACGCGTATTTTCGTTCGACGAATTACGGATCGAAGACTCCGCGCTCGAGCCCCTCCCGGACGGGCTCGTGCTCGGCGTCGGTCGGCGGCGGACTCGTGACGAGCAGCGCCTCGAGTCGGCCGTCCTCGTCGGCTCGAACGCCCCGGTCGACGTTCGCCTCGACGACGACCACGTCGTCGGGACCGACGACGTGTTCCGTCTCGTCCTCGCGGACGACGCCGGTGCCGGATCGGACGCAGATCGTCACGTCGCTGCCGGGGGCGTGAACCGGGATGAACTGACCCGGTTCGAAGTAGCCGAGGACGACCTTCATCCGGTCGCTCCGAAAGACGGACCGTGCGCTGAATCGATCATCGTCGTACGTCCGTTCGGCGTCGAAGTCGGTTACTGGCATCCGCGACCACCGCCGACTGGGCTTCGTGGCTCGTCTCGAGACATATTCGAACGGATGATTCCGGTCGGGGTCGGTCTTCTCCCGAACATATCGGGTCTCGTCGACGGTCGAGTCGCGAATCCGGCGATCGGCTCCGAACCGCTGCGAGTCGCGGTGACTGTCTCCGAACAGAATACTCAAAAACGATCGGATACTCTGGTCCCTATATGGAGTATCACGAGGCGGCGGACTTCTTATTCGATCTGCGGCGCTTCCGCCCGAAGCCGGGCACCGAGTCGACGGCCCGGCTGCTGGCCCACCTCGAGGACCCCCACGAAACCGTCGATTTCGTTCAGATCGCCGGCTCCAACGGGAAGGGGAGCACGGCTCGAATGCTCGAGCGAACCCTGCGAGAGGCGGGCCACTCCGCCGGCCTCTACACCTCGCCGCACCTCGAGGACCTCCGCGAGCGGGTCCGCGTCGACGGCCGAAAGATCCCCCGGTCGGCCGTCTGCGAGTACGTCGAGGCGGTTCGCGAGTACGCCACCGAACGAGCCGCCGACGGCGAGTCGCCCACCTTCTTCGAGGCGATGACCGCGATGGCGCTGTGGCACTTCGGCCGCGAGGACGTCGATATCGCCGTCCTCGAGGTCGGCATCGGCGGCAAGTACGACGCCACGAGCGTCGTCGATCCCGTCGCGAGCGCGGTCACGAGCGTGACCTTAGAGCACACGGGAATCCTCGGTGACACCGTCGAAGAGATCGCCCACGACAAGGCCCACGTCGTCCCCGAAAACGTACCGCTCGTGACGGGCGTCACCGGGAGCGCGCTCGAGGCGGTCCGCGACATCGCCGGCGACGTCGTGACCGTCGGCACGGAGCCGGCGGGCGACGCGAGCGACGGCGACGATTGCAGACCGGACGTCCGCGTCGCGTACGGCGGTCGAACGAACCACACGGAAGCGGCCGTCTCGATCGACGCCGGCGACTGGGATCTCGAGACGCGAATCCCGCTGCTGGGCGAACATCAGGCCAAAAACGCCGGCATTGCCGCCACCCTCGCCCGGCAGGTCGGCGTCGGAGACGTCGCCGACCTCGAGCGCGGGCTGCGAAGCGCCCACTGGCCGGGCCGGTTCGAAGTGATGGATACCGGACCGCTAGTCGTTCTGGACGGTGCGCACAATCCGGGTGCCTGCGAGGGACTCGCGGAGACGCTCGAGACGTACGAGTACGACGAGCTCCACGTCGTCTTCGGGGCGATGCACGACAAGGACCACCGCGCGATGGCCGACGCGCTGCCGACGCCCGACACCGTCGTCGCGACCGAACCGATGCTCGATCGCGCCGAAGACCGGGCGGTCCTCGCGGAAGTGTTCGCCGACGCCGGTGCCGGAACGGTCGGGACCGAGACGGCGGTTCAGGACGCCCTCGCGACGGCGCTCGGGGCCGCCGGATCCGACGACTGCGTGCTCGTCACCGGCTCGCTGTTCGCGGTCGCGGAGGCCCGTTCTCGGTGGACCCGGACCGACGTTCCCAAACGCGTCCGAAACCTCGCCGACGCCCGCGACGCGCTCGAGGGAGCGAACGTCGCCCCGGGCGAGGTCGAGCGGCTGGACGGTGACGCCGTCCACCGTGTCGTCAGGACGGCGCTGCGGGACGGACAGGCGACCGTCCTCAAGGAGGAACTCCTCCGACTCGGGGGGGAGTGTGCCCTCTCCGGGCTCGAGCGGGACGACGAAACCGTCGACGCCGTGCTGATGGGGACGCTCGCTCAGTTCGAGGCGCTCGTCGAGGCGCTCGAGGATCGCTCCCGGCCCCACGGGCTGGCCGACGTCGCGCGGGAACTGCGGGACACCCTCGCGCTCGAGGCCGACGCCGATATCGGTGCCGAGGGTGCGGCGACCGACGCCGAGGACGGGGACGAATCGACGCAGCCGGCGAGTCGGACGGCGGGACGATCCAGATCGTCCGTCGACTCGGCCGCCGACGCGGGCGAGTATCCCTGGGCCGACCGGACGGCCGTGATGGGAATCCTGAACGTCACCCCCGACAGCTTCCACGACGGCGGAGAGTACGACGCCCTCGAGGACGCCGTCGATCGGGCCGAAGCGATGATCGACGCGGGCGTAGACGTGATCGACGTCGGCGGGGAGTCCACCCGACCGGGTGCGGATCCCGTCTCGGTCGAGGAGGAACTGGACCGGGTCGTCCCCGTCGTCGAGCGGATCGCCGACCTCGACGCGCACGTCTCGGTCGACACCCGACGGGCCGCGGTCGCCGACGCGGCGCTCGA containing:
- a CDS encoding ABC transporter ATP-binding protein codes for the protein MSPVDALAIETDGLTKRYGETTAVDDLTMDVERGSVYGFLGPNGAGKTTTMRMLTTLTKPTAGTARVAGHSIGERESVTPHIGYLPEEPPVYDELTGREQLEYAAGLRDMPESEANERIESLLQRFDLLEDANKRIEDYSKGMRQKVGVIQAVLHEPDVAFLDEPTSGLDPRAARTMRDTIADLADREMTIFLSTHILPVVDELADEIGVLHDGKLVAEGDPETLKTRAETGDARSLEDAFLEITREHGEDGLARERPAE
- a CDS encoding cupin domain-containing protein, with translation MPVTDFDAERTYDDDRFSARSVFRSDRMKVVLGYFEPGQFIPVHAPGSDVTICVRSGTGVVREDETEHVVGPDDVVVVEANVDRGVRADEDGRLEALLVTSPPPTDAEHEPVREGLERGVFDP
- the folP gene encoding dihydropteroate synthase yields the protein MEYHEAADFLFDLRRFRPKPGTESTARLLAHLEDPHETVDFVQIAGSNGKGSTARMLERTLREAGHSAGLYTSPHLEDLRERVRVDGRKIPRSAVCEYVEAVREYATERAADGESPTFFEAMTAMALWHFGREDVDIAVLEVGIGGKYDATSVVDPVASAVTSVTLEHTGILGDTVEEIAHDKAHVVPENVPLVTGVTGSALEAVRDIAGDVVTVGTEPAGDASDGDDCRPDVRVAYGGRTNHTEAAVSIDAGDWDLETRIPLLGEHQAKNAGIAATLARQVGVGDVADLERGLRSAHWPGRFEVMDTGPLVVLDGAHNPGACEGLAETLETYEYDELHVVFGAMHDKDHRAMADALPTPDTVVATEPMLDRAEDRAVLAEVFADAGAGTVGTETAVQDALATALGAAGSDDCVLVTGSLFAVAEARSRWTRTDVPKRVRNLADARDALEGANVAPGEVERLDGDAVHRVVRTALRDGQATVLKEELLRLGGECALSGLERDDETVDAVLMGTLAQFEALVEALEDRSRPHGLADVARELRDTLALEADADIGAEGAATDAEDGDESTQPASRTAGRSRSSVDSAADAGEYPWADRTAVMGILNVTPDSFHDGGEYDALEDAVDRAEAMIDAGVDVIDVGGESTRPGADPVSVEEELDRVVPVVERIADLDAHVSVDTRRAAVADAALEAGADIINDVSGLEDPEMRFVAAEHDAGLVVMHSIDAPVVPDRDVEYDDVVADVIDHLSERVLLAEKAGLDREQIIVDPGIGFGKSAAENFELLDRIDEFHALGCPVLFGHSHKSMFARIGRDRDERLEATVAATALASDRGADIVRVHDVRENVAAVRTALAARDPQRFEWDS